The following coding sequences are from one Candidatus Borkfalkia ceftriaxoniphila window:
- a CDS encoding ABC transporter permease, translating to MKRVASEGAQKRGWATELRRGFKKSYQLHLIALLPMVMVLVFAYIPMGGIVLAWKKYIATKGIYGSPWLGWQNFENMFSLPMFWPAFWNTFKIAVLKILIGFPFPIVVALLLNEVRAVPFKKSVQTIIYLPYFLSWAVLGGIFLDLFSADGAVNNILNAVGISDVKWLEDGGAFVTMLVGTDVWKNFGYNTIVFLAALTGVDKNLYEAAEVDGANRWKQTIHITLPAILPMVILMGVLNLGSILNAGFDQIFMMINNLVRDDAEIIDTLVYDITFGSRQYGIATALGLFKSLISGAFIVTGWFLAHKCSGYRVF from the coding sequence GTGAAAAGAGTAGCGAGCGAAGGCGCCCAAAAGAGAGGCTGGGCGACAGAATTGCGTCGCGGTTTCAAAAAAAGTTATCAACTGCACCTGATCGCGCTCCTTCCCATGGTAATGGTGCTCGTATTTGCCTACATACCTATGGGCGGCATCGTGCTCGCATGGAAAAAATATATCGCCACGAAGGGGATCTACGGTTCGCCCTGGCTGGGCTGGCAGAATTTCGAGAATATGTTTTCCCTGCCCATGTTCTGGCCCGCGTTCTGGAATACCTTTAAAATCGCCGTTTTAAAGATACTCATCGGGTTTCCCTTTCCCATCGTTGTCGCGCTGCTTTTAAACGAAGTGCGCGCCGTTCCCTTTAAAAAGTCGGTGCAGACCATCATCTATCTGCCTTACTTTTTGAGTTGGGCGGTCCTCGGCGGTATCTTTCTCGATCTGTTCAGCGCGGACGGCGCCGTCAACAATATTCTCAACGCCGTCGGCATTTCCGACGTCAAGTGGCTGGAAGACGGAGGGGCGTTCGTGACCATGCTGGTGGGAACGGACGTGTGGAAGAATTTCGGTTACAATACCATCGTTTTTCTCGCCGCTTTGACGGGCGTCGATAAAAATTTATACGAGGCGGCGGAAGTGGACGGCGCGAACCGCTGGAAACAGACGATACACATTACGCTGCCTGCGATCCTGCCCATGGTCATCTTAATGGGCGTGCTCAATCTCGGTTCTATCCTGAACGCGGGGTTCGATCAGATATTCATGATGATCAACAATCTTGTGCGGGACGACGCGGAGATCATCGATACGCTCGTGTACGATATAACCTTCGGGAGCAGACAGTACGGTATCGCCACCGCGCTGGGGCTTTTCAAGTCGCTCATTTCGGGGGCGTTTATCGTGACGGGCTGGTTCCTGGCGCATAAGTGCTCGGGTTATCGCGTGTTTTAA
- a CDS encoding discoidin domain-containing protein produces MRKKTIFILLLLFLATFGFSACTALYEDRDKIVEDEMDKYNVQIAAYDRLEKNFDYTDSVRAVESRNGHNRGTRFSSNDDPDNTLFHLNDLDESTVYQSSAYADAAQKVIVTADMQKSKFIDRIQISPAKDKDGGTTGFPKSFYIELSNDMSNWTIVAARSDYPVPAETAVFRIAAQSARYIRLVATELGAAEHKFSLCLSEMDAYFDDYHNQGYERARAVKYYVSSSSGDDANDGLSPETAWKTLNRANRMQFVAGSELLLKRGDTWTGESLQPVGDGTKEKPILISSYGEGELPVINAGLGAGYGIKIYNNDYYKIADVAFAHSVAGIYVVSDLRNIDMQTYRFDALKGIYVQNCVFTDIQAPEVTSQSGLIKYPDMSFGAGIHFTAYGFNLVKGGQKYGTWGTRADGKNIQSPYAGEGDTLNTYIEDIRISDCEFTRCDTGIDNALVDLGDVSKGLHAQAGFFNQTNANSGHLDVFHTRSLSAVTVKNVKIADSIRSGGIMMYGAYDGLIDNAVITGTGVKGMYWGVAACQLSMCEEFVVQNSEFSGTLLNGGPDGEGFDFESGNINVTLKDSYIHDNEGPAILFYGGNNGWGGVNRGCVVDNVVMENNGIFSKETLTGKGLYNDHSKAIKDYPTPNIVAGGDGNVYVQANFGVIRNSKFVESYDGQGFLTGYEVAGDKSMMNGHKVGTYDTARDVTYYGIVMDMDSNRIYAPDGTTLKAGKDADPAANGVESYGKEWQIGKMDGGNFVKSDELVSESGGNSAKYLADGELSAMYDYHRGFSTIDLASSSVDLAFQVDLGAVTTLTAVRMYGVQNLSFDASVWNNAEYGYLLPKSFTVYTSEDGETWTQRKIRALSSEGGYVRGGVDKIIDFKPTTARATNDFVFADIEVNARYVRIVVDGANAVAGTSGVWRVEIGELQVISSFDTNVDYVYPETGRKGD; encoded by the coding sequence ATGAGAAAAAAGACGATATTCATTTTATTGCTGCTGTTTCTGGCGACGTTCGGATTTTCCGCCTGTACCGCGCTGTACGAGGATCGGGACAAAATCGTGGAGGATGAGATGGATAAATACAACGTGCAGATCGCCGCATATGACAGACTGGAAAAGAACTTCGATTATACCGATTCCGTGCGCGCGGTCGAGAGCAGGAACGGGCATAACCGCGGAACGCGTTTCTCTTCGAACGACGATCCCGACAATACGCTGTTTCATCTCAACGATCTTGACGAAAGCACCGTCTATCAGTCTTCGGCGTACGCCGACGCGGCGCAAAAGGTCATAGTTACGGCGGATATGCAGAAGAGCAAGTTCATCGACCGTATCCAGATTTCCCCCGCAAAGGACAAAGACGGCGGTACGACGGGCTTTCCCAAATCGTTCTACATAGAGTTGTCCAACGATATGAGCAACTGGACGATCGTCGCAGCGAGAAGCGATTATCCCGTCCCTGCGGAAACTGCGGTGTTCCGCATCGCGGCGCAGTCGGCGCGCTATATCCGTCTGGTCGCGACCGAACTGGGGGCGGCGGAGCATAAATTCAGCCTGTGTCTTTCGGAAATGGACGCGTATTTCGACGATTATCACAATCAGGGCTACGAACGTGCCCGGGCGGTCAAGTATTACGTGAGTTCCTCTTCGGGCGACGACGCGAACGACGGGCTGTCCCCCGAAACGGCGTGGAAAACGCTCAACCGCGCGAACCGCATGCAATTCGTGGCGGGGAGCGAACTGCTGTTGAAACGCGGCGATACCTGGACGGGCGAATCTCTGCAGCCCGTGGGCGACGGAACCAAGGAAAAACCGATCCTCATTTCCTCTTACGGGGAAGGGGAACTGCCCGTCATCAACGCGGGTTTGGGAGCGGGTTACGGCATCAAGATTTACAACAACGACTATTATAAAATCGCGGACGTTGCGTTCGCGCATTCCGTCGCGGGGATCTACGTGGTTTCCGATCTGCGGAATATCGATATGCAGACCTACCGTTTCGACGCATTGAAGGGCATTTACGTGCAGAACTGCGTCTTTACCGACATTCAGGCGCCCGAAGTGACTTCGCAGAGCGGGCTGATCAAGTATCCCGACATGAGTTTCGGCGCGGGCATACATTTTACCGCCTACGGTTTCAATCTCGTGAAGGGGGGACAGAAATACGGCACGTGGGGCACGCGCGCGGACGGCAAAAATATCCAGTCGCCCTATGCAGGGGAAGGCGATACGCTGAATACGTATATCGAAGATATCCGCATTTCCGACTGCGAATTTACGCGCTGCGATACGGGCATCGACAACGCGCTCGTAGATCTCGGCGACGTTTCCAAGGGTTTGCACGCACAGGCGGGATTCTTTAACCAGACCAACGCCAACAGCGGGCATTTAGACGTGTTCCATACGCGCTCGCTCAGTGCGGTCACGGTGAAAAACGTAAAGATCGCAGACAGCATCCGAAGCGGCGGCATCATGATGTACGGCGCGTACGACGGCCTTATCGACAACGCCGTGATCACGGGCACGGGCGTCAAAGGAATGTACTGGGGCGTCGCGGCGTGCCAACTCTCCATGTGCGAAGAATTCGTCGTGCAGAACAGCGAATTTTCGGGGACTTTACTCAACGGCGGTCCCGACGGAGAGGGATTCGATTTCGAATCGGGCAATATCAACGTCACTTTGAAAGACAGTTACATACACGATAACGAAGGCCCCGCCATTCTGTTTTACGGCGGAAACAACGGCTGGGGCGGCGTCAACCGCGGCTGCGTGGTGGATAACGTCGTCATGGAAAACAACGGGATCTTCAGTAAGGAAACGCTGACGGGAAAGGGACTGTATAACGACCATTCCAAGGCGATCAAAGATTATCCTACGCCGAACATCGTCGCGGGCGGCGACGGAAACGTCTATGTGCAGGCGAATTTCGGCGTCATCAGAAACAGCAAATTCGTCGAAAGTTACGACGGGCAGGGCTTTCTGACGGGGTACGAGGTCGCGGGCGACAAGAGCATGATGAACGGACACAAGGTCGGCACGTACGACACGGCGCGCGACGTCACGTATTACGGTATCGTCATGGACATGGACAGCAATCGGATATACGCCCCCGACGGTACGACGCTCAAAGCGGGCAAAGACGCGGATCCTGCCGCGAACGGCGTGGAATCGTACGGCAAAGAGTGGCAGATCGGGAAAATGGACGGCGGGAATTTCGTAAAGAGCGATGAACTGGTCAGCGAAAGCGGCGGCAACAGCGCGAAATATCTGGCGGACGGAGAACTTTCCGCCATGTACGATTACCACCGCGGTTTTTCCACGATCGATTTGGCTTCATCGTCGGTCGATCTCGCCTTTCAGGTCGATCTGGGCGCGGTGACCACGCTTACGGCAGTGCGCATGTACGGCGTGCAGAATCTCAGTTTCGATGCGAGTGTGTGGAACAACGCCGAATACGGATATCTTCTCCCGAAATCCTTTACCGTGTATACGTCGGAAGACGGAGAAACGTGGACGCAGCGCAAGATACGCGCGCTCAGCAGCGAGGGCGGCTATGTGCGCGGCGGCGTGGATAAGATCATAGATTTCAAGCCGACGACCGCCCGCGCGACCAACGATTTCGTCTTTGCGGATATCGAGGTGAACGCGCGGTACGTGCGAATCGTCGTGGACGGCGCCAACGCGGTCGCGGGCACGAGCGGTGTCTGGCGGGTAGAGATCGGCGAACTGCAGGTGATCAGCAGTTTCGATACCAATGTAGATTACGTCTATCCCGAAACGGGAAGAAAGGGGGACTGA